The Euphorbia lathyris chromosome 2, ddEupLath1.1, whole genome shotgun sequence genome includes a window with the following:
- the LOC136218902 gene encoding protein ULTRAPETALA 2-like — protein MEISASTKYLLDLNSERHGEEDEMHAQLGGLQQETFSNTEGSSRGRERVVNGSETLFAEEKIKEMVGYAKGSDYIEVRCGCTSKRYGDTTATLRVHANGQFLLFCDCTSACVQKNVTPHEFEKHSDKEGRRRWQSNIWVLMKNKKVPLWRTPLFKYYNHLANGASGTVKKKFHRDEFITCFRCNKQRRFRPRSNDQCRSYHDALLNKAWKCADHPYNKISCENKEERASRKKARGCPRTGSCKGCTSCVCVGCLMCRFVDCSCRTCVDFMQNAEP, from the exons ATGGAGATATCTGCTTCTACGAAATATCTGTTAGATTTAAACAGTGAGCGACatggagaagaagatgaaatgCATGCTCAGTTGGGAGGATTACAGCAGGAAACATTCTCCAACACAG AAGGTAGCAGTAGAGGGAGGGAAAGAGTAGTAAATGGGAGTGAAACATTATTTGCGGAGGAGAAAATAAAAGAGATGGTTGGATACGCTAAAGGAAGCGATTACATTGAAGTTAGGTGTGGTTGCACCAGCAAAAGGTACGGCGACACCACTGCAACACTTCGTGTTCATGCTAACGGCCAATTTCTTCTCTTCTGTGATTGCACTTCTGCCTGTGTACAGA AGAATGTCACGCCCCATGAATTCGAGAAGCATTCAGACAAGGAAGGAAGGAGAAGGTGGCAAAGCAATATCTGGGTGCTAATGAAGAATAAGAAAGTGCCTTTGTGGAGGACACCATTGTTCAAGTATTACAACCACCTAGCTAATGGGGCAAGCGGGACggtcaaaaaaaaattccatcGCGATGAGTTCATCACTTGCTTCAGGTGCAATAAACAGCGCAGATTTCGTCCCCGCAGCAACGACCAATGCAGGAGTTACCATGATGCTTTGCTCAACAAAGCATGGAAGTGTGCGGACCATCCCTACAACAA AATTAGCTGTGAAAATAAGGAAGAGAGAGCTAGCCGGAAGAAGGCCAGAGGCTGTCCTCGGACTGGATCGTGCAAGGGCTGCACCTCTTGTGTTTGTGTTGGCTGTCTCATGTGCAGGTTTGTCGACTGCAGCTGTCGAACCTGTGTTGATTTCATGCAAAACGCTGAACCTTAA